From Solibacillus isronensis, the proteins below share one genomic window:
- a CDS encoding copper resistance CopC family protein translates to MRTILLSILAALFLAVPSAAAHTYLDTTNPEDGAVVTEPLQSIELTYAGRIEVGSTFNVISSNGEEIETVSMDLVDGVLTGTFENPLPNDDYTVEWNSISADGHPLSGQFSFTVDAPVAEEPAEEEVTEENEEQAEVDETVENNVAETTAADNEETSNDTLLYIIGALLLLIIIVSIFTIARRKNTK, encoded by the coding sequence ATGAGAACAATATTATTATCGATTCTTGCTGCACTATTTTTAGCTGTACCGAGCGCAGCAGCACATACGTATTTAGACACGACTAATCCCGAGGATGGAGCAGTTGTAACTGAACCGTTGCAGTCGATTGAACTTACATACGCCGGGAGAATTGAAGTAGGCAGTACATTTAACGTCATTTCAAGTAACGGTGAAGAAATAGAAACAGTATCGATGGATTTAGTCGATGGTGTATTGACGGGTACTTTTGAAAATCCATTACCAAATGATGACTATACCGTTGAATGGAATAGTATTAGTGCAGATGGCCACCCATTGTCAGGTCAATTTTCCTTTACGGTTGATGCACCTGTAGCAGAAGAACCGGCCGAAGAAGAAGTTACAGAAGAAAATGAAGAGCAAGCGGAAGTAGACGAAACGGTAGAAAACAACGTAGCGGAAACGACTGCGGCAGATAATGAAGAAACATCAAACGATACATTACTATACATCATTGGAGCCCTTTTACTTCTTATTATAATAGTAAGTATTTTCACTATTGCAAGACGGAAAAATACAAAATGA
- a CDS encoding alpha/beta hydrolase, with protein sequence MQQFVEDIYLKGHKQAVLLLHSFTSNAKEMHYLAKMLHSKGYTSYAPNLAGHGASPEQLFASSMKRVWEHSRQAVQFLIDEKYEAITVIGQSLGGVLGIRLANEFPEVKALCIISSPVLERPVEGLEQRVVYYSKRYLQNRGSSEQELQAFLDNHFPRPAGKLIALQQFIVETGKQLHLLKQPLFLAKGMLDEPVFHQSIDMIEKNAISNVITKKQYDNSGHLITLGKERQLLTEDIIRFIEGIEKGTV encoded by the coding sequence ATGCAACAGTTTGTCGAGGATATTTATTTAAAAGGACATAAACAGGCCGTTCTGCTTTTACATAGTTTTACGAGCAATGCGAAGGAGATGCACTATTTGGCAAAAATGCTTCATAGTAAAGGGTATACGAGTTATGCGCCAAATCTGGCAGGGCACGGAGCATCACCGGAACAATTATTTGCAAGTTCTATGAAACGCGTATGGGAACATAGCAGACAAGCAGTACAGTTTTTAATCGATGAAAAATATGAAGCGATTACAGTAATTGGCCAGTCATTAGGTGGTGTACTTGGAATAAGACTGGCAAATGAATTCCCTGAAGTGAAAGCTTTATGTATTATTTCTTCACCAGTATTGGAGCGGCCAGTGGAAGGTTTGGAACAGCGTGTCGTCTATTATTCCAAGAGGTATTTACAAAATAGAGGAAGCTCTGAACAGGAACTGCAAGCGTTTTTAGATAATCACTTCCCAAGACCTGCCGGAAAACTGATTGCGCTGCAGCAGTTTATCGTTGAAACAGGCAAACAGCTTCATTTGCTGAAACAGCCTCTTTTCTTGGCAAAAGGTATGCTGGACGAGCCGGTTTTCCATCAAAGCATTGACATGATTGAAAAGAATGCAATTAGCAACGTCATTACGAAAAAACAATACGACAACAGTGGTCATCTTATTACATTAGGAAAAGAACGCCAATTACTGACGGAAGATATCATTCGCTTTATCGAAGGAATAGAAAAAGGAACTGTCTAA
- a CDS encoding SET domain-containing protein: MIEVKNSPISDGEYNRGIFAINAIPKGTLFHQAPVLSYPNEQHEHIEKTNLADYAFEFGIGRSAILLGYGMLFNHSYEPNATYEINFDNETFDFFAYKDIEAGEEIFINYNGDVDDNDPLWFNNEEE, from the coding sequence ATGATCGAAGTAAAGAATTCCCCGATAAGTGATGGGGAATATAATCGCGGTATTTTTGCGATTAATGCAATTCCTAAAGGAACGTTATTCCACCAAGCACCGGTACTAAGCTATCCAAATGAGCAGCATGAACATATTGAAAAAACAAATCTTGCAGATTATGCGTTTGAATTTGGCATTGGCCGTTCTGCAATCCTATTGGGCTACGGAATGCTATTTAATCATTCATATGAGCCGAATGCCACGTATGAAATTAATTTCGACAACGAAACATTCGATTTCTTTGCTTATAAAGATATTGAAGCCGGTGAAGAGATTTTTATTAATTATAATGGCGATGTAGATGATAATGACCCACTATGGTTTAACAACGAAGAAGAATAA
- a CDS encoding SLAP domain-containing protein encodes MQKLQFEAAWDKTISDQDRLLIEQAFQKTKEQDEHISCYVIRTAMNHRKQLLITTLIHNRTDQQLNFHNREVSIITEAGKIAQNFTMDALEIPPYCSMPWTFIFDESINFQFTEIKQMDIEI; translated from the coding sequence ATGCAAAAACTGCAATTTGAAGCTGCATGGGATAAAACGATTTCAGATCAGGACCGATTATTAATCGAACAAGCTTTTCAAAAAACAAAAGAACAGGATGAGCATATTTCCTGTTACGTAATTCGAACGGCCATGAATCATAGAAAACAGCTGCTCATTACAACGCTTATTCATAACCGGACTGATCAACAACTTAATTTCCATAATAGGGAAGTAAGTATTATAACAGAAGCGGGGAAAATTGCTCAAAATTTTACAATGGATGCACTTGAAATTCCTCCTTATTGTTCAATGCCGTGGACTTTTATTTTCGACGAAAGTATTAATTTTCAATTCACAGAAATAAAACAGATGGATATTGAAATATAA